The segment TTTTAACTGGGGCACCCATCGAGCTAATAAGCTTTGTGTTACCACAAAAATACCCGTATTTACTTCATGGATTTGCTTTTCAATATCATTGGCATCACGTTCTTCTACGATACGCACAACTTTAGCTTTTTCATTGCGAATAATTCTACCCAATCCTGTTGGATCGGTTGCCAGAGCCGTGAGCAAACCAACATCTTCTGTAGGTGTGGCCGTTAATAAGCGCTTTAATGTATCCACAGCAATAAGAGGCACATCACCATATAACGTTAAAACGCGGTGATGTGCAGGAATATGGGGTAATGCCTTTGCAACCGCGTCGCCTGTGCCCAGACGATGTGGTTGTTCCGCCCACGTTAAGTCAGCATCATGAAAAGTTTGCTTGACTAAATCACCTTCAAAACCATGAATAATGATAATCTGTTGTGGGTTTAGTGCTTTGGCAGTGTTTATGACATGCGCAAGCATTGGTTTGCCCCCAATAGGGTGCAACACCTTAGGCAAAGGTGATTTCATCCGTGTACCTTGTCCTGCAGCGAGTATGACAACACTCAAATCCATGTGGCTACCTTAGTATAAATTTGTCTACCTTATTTTACTTTAACAAAAAGGGTGGACAAGCCACCCAATTAAACCATTTTTACGCCTGCGAACATTCGAATGCGTGCGCTCAGCTTATTTAATCTTGCCCTTTTTCTTCATTTCCTGAATAGCTCTTAACATACCAGCCGCTCTTGCCAACTCTGCACGTGCACGAGCAAAATCAATATCGACTTGCTTATCATTGAGCAACCTTTCTGCCTGTTGTTTCGCCTTGATAGCTTCTGACTCATTAAAGTCTCTTGCTCTAACGACCGTATCTGCCAAAATGGTAGCATGCTCAGGCTGAACCTCTAAGACACCACCAGTCACATAAATTACTTCTTCTTTATCAGCATCAAGACGAATACGAACCGGACCAGGCATTAAACCCGTAATTAAAGGCGCATGCCCAGGCACAATCTCTAACTCACCTAAAATCCCCGTAAGGAAAATACGCACTGCTTTTCCTGAGAAAATTTCAGCTTCTGCGCTTACGATATC is part of the Candidatus Berkiella cookevillensis genome and harbors:
- a CDS encoding F0F1 ATP synthase subunit epsilon, translating into MPNQMQLDIVSAEAEIFSGKAVRIFLTGILGELEIVPGHAPLITGLMPGPVRIRLDADKEEVIYVTGGVLEVQPEHATILADTVVRARDFNESEAIKAKQQAERLLNDKQVDIDFARARAELARAAGMLRAIQEMKKKGKIK